In the Dehalococcoidales bacterium genome, CCGCCACCGGCGTGGACATCCGCTTTTACAATATTATCTACACGCTGACCGACGACGTGGATAAAGCTTTGAAGGGACTGTTGGAACCCAAGTTCGTCGAGGTCATCGACGGACGGGCGGACGTACGGGCGGTATTCTCGGCCGGCAAGGGAGTCAAAGCGGCCGGCGTGCTGGTCACGGACGGCAAGGTAACCCGCAACGCGCTGGTAAGGGTGCGGCGGGGCAAGGAAATACTGGCCGATTCCAGCGTTATCAGCCTCAAGCGGTTCAAGGACGACGCCAGGGAAGTGGCGGCCGGCTACGAGTGCGGAGTGGGCGTCAAAGACTTCAATGATTTCAAGGTCGGCGACGTTCTGGAATTCTACCGAATGGAGAAATCCGGCAGGTAAGCAACCGCCGGAACTCAAGCCGTGTCACACCACATCGAACGCGTTAATACGCTTATCCGCCGCGAGCTCAGCGAGCTCATCCAGCATGAGCTGAGAGACCCTCGCCTGGACGAGTTCGTCAGCGTCACGGAGGTAGAGACTTCCCCGGACCTCAAGACCGCCAAGGTATACGTCAGCACCATGAGCGGGCAGCAGCACAAGGAC is a window encoding:
- the rbfA gene encoding 30S ribosome-binding factor RbfA, which codes for MSHHIERVNTLIRRELSELIQHELRDPRLDEFVSVTEVETSPDLKTAKVYVSTMSGQQHKDRILSILSAAAGFLRTGVAQKTRLRYTPELIFMWDNSIEHGEKIQRLIDEVTKENKG